One Streptomyces sp. P9-A2 DNA window includes the following coding sequences:
- a CDS encoding secondary thiamine-phosphate synthase enzyme YjbQ, whose translation MSDAFDTRVLNVATGSAERIIDLTRDCESFLREVAAGRDGLLNVFVPHATAGIAVIETGAGSDDDLLAVLHSLLPADDRWQHRHGHPGHGRDHVLPALVPPHATLPVLDGRLELGTWQSVCLVDTNRDNPDRRVRLSFLGGG comes from the coding sequence ATGTCAGATGCCTTCGACACCCGGGTCCTGAACGTTGCCACCGGCTCCGCGGAGCGGATCATCGACCTCACACGCGACTGCGAGTCCTTCCTGCGGGAGGTCGCGGCCGGCCGTGACGGGCTGCTCAACGTCTTCGTGCCGCACGCCACCGCCGGCATCGCCGTCATCGAGACCGGCGCGGGCAGCGACGACGACCTCCTGGCCGTCCTGCACAGCCTGCTGCCGGCCGACGACCGCTGGCAGCACCGCCACGGCCACCCCGGCCACGGCCGCGACCACGTCCTGCCCGCCCTCGTCCCGCCGCACGCCACCCTGCCCGTACTGGACGGCCGACTGGAACTGGGCACCTGGCAGTCCGTGTGCCTGGTCGACACCAACCGCGACAACCCCGACCGCCGGGTCCGGCTGAGCTTCCTCGGAGGCGGGTAG
- a CDS encoding NAD(P)-binding domain-containing protein, with protein MNYTSEAEAAEVQTVVIGAGQAGLSSAYHLRRTGFEPGRDFVVLDHNPGPGGAWRYRWPSLTYDRVHGMHSLPGMELTDADPARPSSEVITEYFDRYERTFGLRVRRPVKVRTVREGAGGRLLVETSAGTWSTRTLINATGTWDRPFWPRYEGQETFLGRQLHTAQYPGPEVFAGQRVVVVGGGASATQHLLEIAPYAADTTWVTRRPPVFREGPFDEEAGRAAVALVEERVRQGLPPRSVVSVTGLPMNDAIRRGLADGVLDRQPMFDRITPEGVEWKDRRRVAADVILWATGFRPATNHLTPLRLREPGGGIRVEGTRAVADPRVHLVGYGPSASTVGANRAGRAAVRDIRRLLTEERVAA; from the coding sequence GTGAACTACACCAGTGAGGCTGAGGCGGCCGAGGTCCAGACAGTCGTCATAGGTGCCGGGCAGGCGGGACTGTCCAGTGCCTATCACCTGCGGCGCACCGGTTTCGAGCCGGGACGCGACTTCGTGGTGCTCGACCACAACCCGGGCCCCGGCGGGGCCTGGCGGTACCGCTGGCCCTCGCTCACGTACGACAGGGTGCACGGGATGCACTCGCTGCCCGGCATGGAACTCACGGACGCCGATCCGGCGCGGCCGTCCTCCGAGGTCATCACCGAGTACTTCGACCGTTACGAGCGGACGTTCGGCCTGCGGGTACGGCGGCCGGTGAAGGTGCGGACGGTACGGGAGGGCGCCGGCGGGCGGCTGCTCGTGGAGACCTCGGCGGGCACCTGGTCGACGCGGACGCTGATCAACGCCACCGGCACCTGGGACCGGCCGTTCTGGCCACGCTACGAGGGGCAGGAGACCTTCCTGGGGCGGCAGTTGCACACCGCGCAGTACCCCGGCCCCGAGGTGTTCGCCGGGCAGCGGGTCGTCGTGGTGGGGGGAGGCGCCTCGGCCACGCAGCATCTGCTGGAGATCGCCCCGTACGCGGCGGACACCACCTGGGTGACCCGGCGGCCCCCGGTCTTCCGCGAGGGCCCCTTCGACGAGGAGGCGGGGCGGGCGGCCGTGGCGCTGGTCGAGGAGCGGGTGCGGCAGGGGCTGCCCCCGCGCAGTGTCGTCTCGGTGACGGGGCTGCCGATGAACGACGCGATCCGCCGGGGCCTCGCCGACGGCGTGCTGGACCGGCAGCCGATGTTCGACCGCATCACGCCGGAGGGGGTGGAGTGGAAGGACAGACGGCGGGTGGCGGCCGACGTCATCCTGTGGGCCACCGGATTCCGTCCGGCCACCAACCACCTCACTCCGCTGCGGCTGCGGGAACCCGGCGGAGGCATCCGTGTCGAGGGCACCCGGGCGGTCGCCGACCCCCGCGTCCACCTCGTGGGCTACGGCCCCTCGGCCAGCACCGTCGGCGCCAACCGTGCCGGGCGCGCGGCCGTACGGGACATCAGGCGTCTGCTGACGGAGGAGCGCGTCGCGGCCTGA
- a CDS encoding universal stress protein encodes MVGVDGSPSSLAAVDIAAREARLRGAPLRIVHAFSRPADLEPMVHGVLAQAEQRAAEVAPGLEVSRTVASGDTLTVLQSESRHAVLAVVGGRGHNRFGDLLLGSTVVQLAAHADCPVMAVRGRPDPQGPVLLAVDGSPAGAAAGEFAFAEAALREAPLIALHVWNTWSEPAPYEGPADPLNVVVDLGRLREKHRRRLEDALAPWRAAHPEVSVEPLLERSRVRHALLEAAKGAQLLVAGARGHGGFTGMLLGSVSQALLYHADCPVTVVRGEQ; translated from the coding sequence ATGGTCGGAGTGGACGGATCGCCGTCCAGTCTCGCCGCTGTGGACATCGCGGCCCGTGAGGCGCGGCTGCGCGGCGCACCGCTGCGGATCGTGCACGCCTTCAGTCGCCCGGCCGACCTGGAGCCGATGGTCCACGGCGTCCTGGCCCAGGCGGAACAGCGGGCCGCCGAGGTGGCACCGGGCCTGGAGGTGTCCAGGACCGTGGCGTCCGGGGACACCCTGACGGTGCTGCAGAGCGAGTCGCGGCACGCGGTGCTGGCGGTGGTCGGCGGACGTGGCCACAACCGGTTCGGGGATCTGCTGCTGGGCTCGACGGTGGTGCAGCTGGCCGCTCACGCCGACTGCCCTGTCATGGCGGTGCGGGGACGCCCCGATCCGCAGGGGCCCGTACTCCTCGCCGTGGACGGTTCGCCCGCCGGGGCCGCGGCGGGCGAGTTCGCCTTCGCCGAGGCGGCGCTGCGGGAAGCCCCGCTGATCGCGCTGCACGTGTGGAACACCTGGAGCGAGCCGGCCCCGTACGAGGGCCCCGCCGACCCGCTGAACGTGGTGGTCGACCTGGGCCGGCTCCGTGAGAAGCACCGCCGCCGGCTGGAGGATGCCCTGGCTCCGTGGCGGGCCGCTCATCCAGAGGTGTCCGTGGAACCGCTCCTGGAGCGTTCCCGGGTGCGGCACGCACTGCTGGAGGCCGCCAAGGGGGCCCAGCTGCTGGTGGCGGGGGCCCGGGGGCACGGGGGATTCACCGGAATGCTGCTGGGTTCGGTGAGCCAGGCGCTGCTGTACCACGCCGACTGCCCGGTCACCGTCGTCCGTGGCGAGCAGTGA